The Sphingobium sp. JS3065 genome includes a region encoding these proteins:
- a CDS encoding DUF1419 domain-containing protein, producing MTQALPFRKIFDGVATREQMFELFNRVPDCPFEDRISGKAFENTWFEIELESYESMLGELPPLFMRAGMFAWSELKAGFVGSVFFAITIGRKRWFTGYCNLGDRHSPDAMRAAIIAHETAAARGMNREQKLELIWSRTHADFRGLAGEADPDAWPPEDRGKRTIVICEPDGGSALKLLERLTDDEIDHRLPSGPAI from the coding sequence ATGACCCAGGCTCTGCCATTCAGGAAGATTTTCGACGGCGTCGCGACGCGCGAGCAGATGTTCGAACTGTTCAACCGCGTTCCCGATTGCCCGTTCGAGGATCGCATTTCGGGGAAGGCATTTGAGAATACATGGTTCGAGATTGAACTCGAATCCTACGAATCCATGCTCGGGGAACTGCCGCCGCTCTTCATGCGCGCCGGGATGTTCGCCTGGTCTGAACTCAAGGCCGGTTTCGTCGGTTCGGTCTTCTTCGCCATCACGATCGGACGCAAGCGCTGGTTTACCGGTTATTGCAATCTTGGAGATCGCCATAGCCCCGACGCGATGCGGGCGGCAATCATAGCCCATGAGACAGCCGCCGCTCGGGGCATGAACCGCGAGCAGAAGCTCGAACTGATCTGGTCGCGCACGCACGCTGATTTTCGTGGTCTTGCAGGCGAGGCCGATCCCGATGCGTGGCCCCCGGAAGACCGGGGCAAACGCACGATCGTCATTTGTGAACCGGACGGCGGTTCCGCTTTGAAACTGCTCGAACGCCTTACCGATGATGAGATCGACCACCGGCTGCCGTCCGGGCCGGCGATCTAG